A genomic segment from Pediococcus acidilactici encodes:
- a CDS encoding amino acid permease → MAQLQKQASGNHVQRALKTRHISMISLGGSIGTGLFVASGLAISQAGPGGALLAYVGMGIMVYFLMTSLGEMATYMPVSGSFATYATKYVDPAFGFAMGWNYWFNWAITVAVDISTIALIMKFWLPNVPGWIWSLIALALVVLINALTVKAFGETEYWLALIKVITVFVFLAVGTLTIFGIMGGHATYLENFVYRKAPFVGGIPAILSVFVVAGFSFQGTELIGITAGESETPESSVPKAINQVFWRILLFYILAIFVIACLLPYTSPDLLGTSASDVSISPFTLVFRRAGLASAAGVMNAIILTSVLSSANSGMYASSRMLFSLAKQGYAAKIFGRTTKRGIPYVALIGTTVVGLLTFITSIMGTKIYAWLVAASGLTGFIAWMGIAVSHWRFRRAFIKQNHDLSELKYRAKWFPFGPLFAFVLSIVVILGQDINSLIHLNWQAIGITYMSVPLFIVLFAYYKIKYKTKLIPLEEIDLSRPNITKK, encoded by the coding sequence ATGGCACAGTTACAAAAGCAGGCGAGTGGTAATCACGTCCAGCGGGCGTTGAAGACTCGTCACATCTCAATGATTTCACTAGGCGGCAGTATCGGAACCGGTCTGTTCGTTGCTAGTGGTTTGGCAATTTCCCAAGCTGGCCCGGGCGGTGCCCTGTTAGCATACGTCGGGATGGGGATTATGGTTTACTTTTTGATGACTAGTTTGGGTGAAATGGCCACCTACATGCCAGTCTCGGGGTCGTTTGCCACCTATGCTACTAAGTACGTAGATCCCGCCTTTGGGTTTGCAATGGGGTGGAACTACTGGTTTAATTGGGCAATCACGGTTGCCGTGGACATTAGTACGATTGCGTTGATTATGAAGTTTTGGTTACCTAACGTTCCGGGATGGATTTGGAGTTTAATCGCGCTAGCACTGGTAGTCCTGATTAATGCGTTGACCGTTAAAGCGTTCGGGGAAACCGAATACTGGTTAGCCTTAATTAAGGTAATTACCGTCTTTGTTTTCTTGGCGGTCGGAACCCTTACCATTTTTGGGATTATGGGTGGCCACGCAACTTACTTAGAAAACTTTGTATACCGGAAGGCACCGTTTGTTGGGGGAATTCCAGCAATCTTGAGCGTTTTCGTAGTTGCCGGGTTCTCTTTCCAAGGAACCGAGTTGATCGGGATTACGGCTGGGGAATCTGAAACTCCGGAAAGCAGCGTTCCTAAGGCAATTAACCAGGTTTTCTGGCGGATTCTATTATTCTACATCTTGGCGATTTTCGTAATTGCCTGTCTCTTGCCATATACTAGTCCAGACTTATTAGGGACTTCGGCAAGCGACGTTTCGATTAGTCCGTTCACCCTTGTATTCCGGCGGGCTGGGTTAGCAAGTGCTGCGGGAGTAATGAATGCCATTATCCTTACGTCGGTACTTTCTTCAGCCAATTCGGGGATGTACGCATCTTCACGGATGTTATTCTCATTAGCAAAGCAAGGCTACGCGGCGAAGATCTTCGGCCGGACGACCAAGCGCGGAATCCCTTACGTGGCCTTAATCGGAACTACCGTAGTGGGGTTGTTGACCTTTATTACCAGCATTATGGGAACTAAGATTTACGCTTGGTTAGTTGCGGCAAGTGGATTGACCGGCTTCATCGCCTGGATGGGGATCGCCGTATCCCACTGGCGGTTCCGGCGCGCATTTATTAAGCAAAACCATGATTTAAGTGAACTAAAGTACCGAGCAAAGTGGTTCCCATTTGGACCATTGTTTGCCTTCGTGCTAAGTATTGTGGTTATCTTAGGGCAGGACATTAATTCCCTGATCCATCTCAACTGGCAAGCCATTGGAATTACCTATATGTCAGTTCCGTTATTTATAGTACTTTTTGCTTATTACAAAATTAAATACAAGACTAAGCTAATTCCGTTAGAGGAAATTGATTTAAGCCGACCAAATATCACGAAAAAATGA
- a CDS encoding GNAT family N-acetyltransferase, which produces MNFKLRYFSTSDFADYQVLMNNEKLAQLAGMQVLKTELEQWLAFKGMVGSPNFLAIANAKDRLCGGIFIFQQAEENVFELGYLLAEEYWNQGIMSRAVHFALKSLKERQPATAQSVKIRANVLTDNRASQRVLEKNGFTRQPGVFENVSGYDGRVRKEYLYELNLMLA; this is translated from the coding sequence ATGAATTTTAAACTACGGTACTTTTCAACGAGTGACTTTGCGGATTATCAAGTACTGATGAATAATGAAAAGCTTGCTCAACTGGCGGGAATGCAGGTTTTAAAAACGGAATTAGAACAGTGGCTTGCCTTCAAAGGGATGGTGGGCAGTCCGAATTTTTTAGCAATCGCTAACGCAAAAGACCGACTATGCGGGGGGATTTTTATTTTTCAGCAGGCGGAAGAAAACGTCTTTGAATTAGGTTACCTATTAGCTGAAGAATATTGGAACCAAGGCATCATGTCGCGTGCAGTCCACTTTGCGTTAAAAAGTTTAAAGGAACGGCAGCCGGCAACGGCCCAATCTGTAAAAATTCGGGCCAACGTTTTAACGGATAATCGGGCTTCCCAACGGGTTTTAGAGAAGAACGGTTTTACCCGGCAACCGGGGGTCTTTGAAAATGTATCTGGGTATGATGGCCGCGTACGGAAAGAATATTTATACGAATTGAACCTTATGCTTGCATAA
- a CDS encoding alpha/beta hydrolase, which yields MQIIKTPLNQVNSQSQAELISYVDPSLTDALNPALIFVPGGSYTHVDFKQSEKVALRFLSLGFQVSILRYSFVDEAQPLFPAPLLETGQAVAITKQNAESWHVDPEKVVLMGFSVGGHVVANYNNLWSSDWLQAQTHLSAEELKPAATILGYPVITPFDGFPDQPTLAQWTDNPDEIAADQHVTADNAPTFIWATTDDQLVSSKNAVDYFLALQAHQVPTELHLYHHGPHGMALADETTAYDERHQDSRIAGWIANALAFLREL from the coding sequence ATGCAAATAATTAAAACACCACTTAACCAAGTTAATTCTCAATCTCAAGCAGAGTTAATTTCTTACGTCGATCCAAGCCTCACCGACGCACTTAATCCCGCCCTCATCTTCGTTCCCGGGGGTTCCTATACTCATGTTGATTTTAAGCAATCTGAAAAAGTCGCACTGCGCTTTTTATCCCTCGGCTTCCAAGTTTCCATTTTGCGCTACTCGTTCGTTGACGAAGCTCAACCGCTGTTTCCAGCTCCCCTTTTAGAAACTGGCCAAGCAGTGGCGATTACTAAACAAAATGCTGAATCGTGGCACGTTGATCCCGAAAAAGTAGTGTTAATGGGCTTTTCCGTTGGCGGACACGTGGTCGCTAACTACAATAATTTATGGTCTTCGGATTGGCTGCAAGCACAAACACACTTATCTGCAGAAGAACTAAAGCCCGCTGCTACTATTTTAGGGTACCCAGTAATTACCCCGTTTGATGGCTTTCCTGACCAGCCTACTTTGGCGCAGTGGACTGACAATCCGGATGAGATCGCTGCTGATCAACACGTAACCGCCGACAATGCTCCAACCTTTATTTGGGCCACTACCGATGATCAGTTGGTTTCTTCCAAAAATGCCGTGGACTATTTCCTAGCATTACAAGCTCATCAAGTGCCTACCGAATTGCACCTTTATCATCACGGTCCTCACGGAATGGCATTAGCTGACGAAACCACGGCTTATGACGAACGTCACCAAGATTCTCGTATCGCCGGCTGGATCGCTAATGCACTAGCTTTCTTACGCGAACTATAG
- a CDS encoding LCP family protein, with amino-acid sequence MSEDSRNSNLSRFSGNQFNSAPEETDTNADAQNSSTSGRRRQKHQRTPRPPKKWHPWRWVVCAVIALLLIVFGVKKWYTAKNAVDSIFDSARIQKARDVSSELKHGKPISILLLGTDTGALGRNYRGRTDTMIVATLNPKKKQMTLTSIPRDTVMSIPGYSSYSPSKINSAYDFGGAGTAIRAVQKLLNIPIDYYGLINMGGLEKIVDGVGGIDVTPKLTFKYGNADVKKGVKTHLDGKAALDYSRMRYDDPKGDYGRQTRQRQVLMAILRKSDSITALLNQNFLNSLQKQTKTDLTFNELLALSSNYRVATHHLKSTHLQGEGININGGSYEYVPQKERQRVTNFIRKALDLPHKTTGTTGISSVYTGEVEESDATTGSDDAGTPSTSSDPNQATTTTPATPAAPSENYSYAGY; translated from the coding sequence ATGAGTGAAGACTCACGTAATTCCAATTTAAGCCGATTTAGCGGCAACCAGTTTAATTCTGCGCCGGAGGAAACCGATACAAACGCCGATGCGCAAAATAGCTCAACGAGCGGCAGACGGCGGCAAAAGCACCAACGCACTCCCCGTCCGCCTAAGAAGTGGCATCCTTGGCGTTGGGTCGTTTGTGCCGTGATTGCACTCCTGTTAATCGTGTTTGGGGTCAAAAAATGGTATACCGCTAAAAATGCGGTTGATTCAATTTTTGACAGCGCACGAATCCAAAAGGCTCGGGACGTTTCTAGCGAACTAAAGCATGGCAAACCGATTTCGATCTTGTTATTGGGTACCGATACCGGCGCGTTAGGACGGAATTACCGTGGGCGAACCGATACAATGATCGTCGCTACGTTAAACCCGAAGAAAAAGCAGATGACCTTAACCAGCATCCCACGGGATACGGTGATGTCGATTCCAGGATATTCCAGTTACTCACCATCCAAAATCAACTCTGCCTATGACTTTGGGGGCGCTGGGACAGCCATTCGAGCGGTCCAAAAGCTACTAAATATCCCGATTGACTACTACGGATTGATTAACATGGGTGGCTTAGAAAAAATTGTTGATGGTGTTGGCGGCATCGACGTCACTCCTAAACTAACTTTTAAGTATGGTAATGCCGACGTTAAGAAGGGGGTTAAGACTCACCTTGATGGTAAAGCCGCCCTGGATTATTCTCGGATGCGTTACGACGATCCTAAGGGAGATTACGGAAGGCAAACTCGGCAACGGCAAGTTTTGATGGCGATTTTAAGAAAGAGTGATTCGATCACCGCGTTGCTCAACCAAAACTTCTTAAATTCTTTGCAAAAACAAACCAAAACCGATTTGACCTTTAACGAACTACTAGCTCTTTCAAGTAACTACCGGGTTGCCACTCATCATTTGAAATCAACCCATTTGCAAGGTGAAGGAATTAACATTAACGGGGGCTCTTACGAATACGTTCCGCAAAAAGAGCGGCAACGCGTTACTAACTTCATTCGCAAGGCGCTTGATTTACCACATAAAACTACCGGTACGACTGGAATCAGCAGCGTTTATACCGGTGAAGTTGAGGAAAGTGATGCAACTACTGGCTCGGATGATGCCGGCACTCCATCAACTTCTAGCGATCCTAATCAAGCAACCACTACTACTCCTGCGACCCCTGCCGCACCAAGTGAAAACTACAGTTACGCGGGTTATTAA
- a CDS encoding threonine/serine exporter family protein yields the protein MQLLLEFVMAGIATVGFGIIINIPHRALLTAGIIGGISWGIYWEMLQFHLGLALSSLTATTVIALLSLFAARRLKMPMIVFSIPGIVPLVPGGQAYQMIRNFALSNTRLATHFMLEVGVIAGSIGIGFLMAEFIDRLQRKLAMRFKKIRENK from the coding sequence ATGCAGTTATTATTGGAATTTGTAATGGCGGGAATTGCTACGGTGGGCTTCGGGATTATTATCAACATTCCACACCGGGCGCTGTTGACTGCCGGAATAATTGGCGGAATTTCATGGGGAATCTACTGGGAAATGCTGCAATTCCACCTAGGGCTGGCATTAAGTTCGCTGACGGCCACGACGGTGATTGCTTTACTAAGCTTATTTGCGGCCCGGCGGTTGAAAATGCCAATGATTGTCTTTAGCATTCCCGGCATTGTGCCCCTGGTTCCCGGTGGACAGGCTTACCAAATGATTCGCAACTTCGCACTATCAAATACGCGACTTGCTACGCACTTTATGTTGGAAGTAGGGGTGATTGCGGGCTCCATTGGGATCGGTTTTCTAATGGCGGAGTTCATTGACCGGCTGCAAAGAAAGTTAGCAATGCGGTTCAAAAAAATTCGAGAAAATAAATAA
- a CDS encoding threonine/serine exporter family protein: MRDLKKVIKTCLLAGRIMIENGSEMSRAEDTMKRIAINSGIEDLQLFGTITGLIVSVPDSLTSQVEQITRRAFDLEKVSAVNSFSREYAAKQITLDEFYEKLSTLDEATPFFPFWLQVLGAALVSGPFMVAFSGNLVDLGVTMLVGALGYTVFYLSNRLLNVKYISEFFASIVIGILAVLIVRMGWGQSLDEIIIGSVMPLVPGVPLTNAVRDILNGHLVSGPARGVEALLSACAIGFGIAFVFRFI; the protein is encoded by the coding sequence ATGCGTGATTTAAAAAAAGTGATCAAAACTTGTCTGCTTGCCGGACGAATCATGATTGAAAATGGCTCCGAAATGTCGCGAGCTGAAGATACGATGAAACGGATTGCGATTAATTCGGGAATTGAAGATTTACAATTATTTGGCACAATTACGGGGTTGATCGTATCGGTCCCGGACTCGTTAACTTCCCAAGTGGAACAAATTACGCGACGAGCCTTTGATTTAGAAAAGGTTTCTGCGGTTAATTCTTTTTCCCGAGAATACGCGGCGAAACAAATTACCCTAGACGAATTTTACGAAAAACTAAGTACTTTGGATGAAGCGACGCCATTTTTTCCGTTTTGGTTGCAAGTGTTGGGAGCCGCACTGGTAAGTGGGCCTTTCATGGTAGCTTTTTCGGGAAACTTGGTGGATCTGGGGGTCACCATGTTGGTGGGAGCCCTCGGGTACACCGTCTTTTACCTGAGTAACCGTCTTTTGAACGTTAAGTACATAAGTGAGTTTTTTGCCTCGATCGTCATTGGTATATTGGCGGTTCTAATCGTTCGAATGGGGTGGGGGCAGTCGTTAGATGAGATTATCATCGGCTCAGTCATGCCTCTCGTTCCCGGAGTGCCACTGACTAATGCAGTTCGGGATATTTTGAACGGACACTTAGTGAGTGGACCAGCGCGTGGAGTAGAAGCCCTGCTATCCGCATGTGCGATTGGCTTTGGAATTGCGTTCGTATTTCGGTTCATATAA
- a CDS encoding cold-shock protein, which translates to MEQGTVKWFNADKGFGFITREDGSDVFVHFSAIQSDGFKTLEEGQSVNFDVEESDRGPQAVNVVKN; encoded by the coding sequence ATGGAACAAGGTACAGTTAAATGGTTTAACGCAGACAAAGGTTTTGGTTTTATTACTCGCGAAGATGGTAGTGACGTATTCGTTCACTTCTCAGCTATCCAAAGCGACGGCTTCAAGACTCTTGAAGAAGGTCAATCAGTTAACTTCGACGTTGAAGAAAGCGATCGCGGACCTCAAGCCGTAAACGTTGTTAAAAACTAA
- a CDS encoding cation diffusion facilitator family transporter gives MEFKNSKTQHGLRFLEVTVLNLLITAVEFGGGLLSGSLALLSDAIHNLGDSASIVMAYVASRISQRNSNQSKTYGYRRAEILSSYFNAIFLLVMSALLIWEAVRRFVHPHPVNGGLMLIVAIVGLVANGFSAWLLHSGSHNNLNLKATYLHILSDAFASGGVIFGALVIKIFHVVWADPLMTIVVSIYIAYKTIPIIIEATNILMEAGPRLDYRAVKATVLSVPGVVNIHHVHTWMIDEHRIMLTAHIALEDQELSEVEPIYQKIRKLLKEKYNIEHATLQAEVDRGKEYQIFTTNKDDV, from the coding sequence ATGGAGTTTAAAAATAGTAAAACTCAACATGGTTTAAGATTTTTGGAAGTGACGGTGTTAAACCTATTAATTACGGCGGTTGAGTTTGGAGGGGGATTGCTTTCCGGCAGTTTAGCACTTCTGTCCGATGCGATCCATAACTTGGGGGATAGTGCCTCCATAGTGATGGCTTACGTGGCTAGTCGGATTAGTCAACGTAATTCTAACCAATCGAAGACCTACGGCTACCGCCGGGCAGAAATACTGTCGTCGTACTTCAACGCGATTTTTTTGCTAGTGATGTCAGCCCTGTTAATTTGGGAAGCGGTGCGGCGATTTGTACATCCGCACCCGGTCAATGGGGGATTAATGCTAATAGTCGCAATCGTTGGTCTGGTTGCTAACGGTTTTTCAGCGTGGTTGCTACATAGTGGGTCCCATAATAACTTGAACCTGAAGGCCACGTATTTACACATTTTAAGCGACGCGTTCGCGTCCGGCGGAGTAATTTTTGGTGCGTTAGTGATCAAAATTTTCCACGTGGTGTGGGCCGATCCGTTAATGACCATCGTGGTGTCCATCTACATTGCGTACAAGACAATCCCAATCATTATTGAAGCGACCAATATTTTAATGGAAGCCGGTCCCCGTTTAGATTATCGGGCAGTCAAGGCGACGGTTCTAAGCGTTCCCGGGGTGGTCAATATTCACCATGTGCATACTTGGATGATTGACGAGCACCGGATCATGCTAACCGCGCACATTGCTTTAGAGGATCAAGAACTTAGTGAAGTTGAACCAATCTACCAAAAAATTAGAAAATTGCTGAAAGAGAAGTACAACATTGAACACGCCACCTTGCAAGCCGAAGTCGACCGGGGCAAGGAATACCAGATTTTTACGACCAATAAAGATGACGTTTAG
- a CDS encoding phosphatase PAP2 family protein, whose product MLRDMPNVPKRFVILAALVVIVLVVGVKMQSMFMLFADQLFSSAVQSEFMMFLEPVMRLITTIADTKLGLLYALIIAAYLWFRQGQRVDALWVICTMFGGAVVAYLLKEFVKRPRPTIDQIIPETGYSMPSGHTFEAFLILVFIYLFFVRPMAESTLKKACVAGLVIWQILVIWSRVFLGAHYLTDTLVAVGLGTVWLWVAIMLYHSLYDVIASYIEPAVGRHHRQQ is encoded by the coding sequence ATGTTACGAGATATGCCTAATGTGCCAAAACGGTTTGTGATACTAGCGGCATTAGTGGTAATCGTTTTGGTGGTAGGAGTCAAAATGCAAAGCATGTTTATGCTCTTTGCGGATCAATTATTTAGCAGCGCCGTACAAAGCGAGTTTATGATGTTTTTAGAACCCGTGATGCGGTTGATTACGACGATTGCTGATACGAAGTTAGGATTGCTTTACGCGCTAATCATCGCAGCCTACTTATGGTTCCGGCAAGGGCAACGAGTTGACGCACTTTGGGTAATTTGCACAATGTTTGGGGGCGCAGTGGTAGCCTACCTCTTAAAAGAGTTTGTTAAACGTCCACGGCCAACAATTGACCAAATCATTCCTGAAACGGGCTACAGCATGCCGAGTGGTCATACTTTTGAAGCTTTCTTGATTTTGGTGTTCATTTACCTATTCTTTGTACGGCCGATGGCAGAATCGACGTTAAAAAAAGCTTGCGTTGCGGGGCTGGTGATTTGGCAAATCTTAGTGATTTGGTCCCGAGTTTTCTTGGGGGCGCACTACCTTACCGACACGTTGGTTGCGGTTGGCCTAGGCACCGTTTGGTTATGGGTAGCCATCATGTTATATCATAGTTTATACGACGTAATTGCTAGTTACATAGAACCAGCTGTGGGACGCCATCATCGCCAACAATAA
- a CDS encoding HD domain-containing protein — translation MSQDNVEQLNQIDHFVREKLQDDLTGHDYAHIQRVVKMAQRLMDDRNEKINRFVVLAAASLHDVIDEKVVEQTEVAENEVTHLLRGLAVSDYDIAHIFDIITHMSFSDNLEHKYKLSLEGQIVQDADRLDAIGAIGIARTFYYGGAHGHVMYDPQIAPREAMTHAEYRQNQSVINHFYEKLLKLKDEMNTPLAQQIAAQRTQRMESFLTEFIAEWNQEN, via the coding sequence ATGAGTCAAGATAATGTTGAACAGTTAAACCAAATTGACCATTTTGTAAGGGAAAAACTGCAGGATGATTTAACGGGACACGATTATGCGCATATTCAGCGGGTGGTCAAGATGGCCCAACGGTTGATGGACGATCGTAACGAAAAAATCAATCGATTTGTAGTTTTAGCGGCGGCTTCCTTGCATGACGTGATTGACGAAAAGGTGGTTGAACAAACCGAAGTTGCCGAAAATGAAGTAACCCATTTATTGCGGGGACTGGCGGTTAGCGATTACGATATCGCCCACATTTTCGATATCATCACCCACATGTCATTTTCAGACAATTTAGAGCATAAATATAAGCTTTCTTTAGAAGGTCAAATTGTGCAGGATGCCGATCGGCTGGACGCAATTGGGGCCATTGGGATTGCGCGGACTTTTTATTATGGGGGTGCTCACGGTCACGTGATGTACGATCCCCAAATTGCTCCGCGGGAAGCCATGACCCACGCCGAGTATCGGCAAAATCAATCGGTGATCAATCATTTCTATGAGAAGCTACTAAAGCTAAAAGATGAAATGAATACTCCGTTAGCCCAACAAATTGCTGCCCAACGCACCCAGCGGATGGAGTCGTTTCTAACGGAGTTTATTGCCGAATGGAATCAAGAAAATTAG